The Runella sp. SP2 genome includes a window with the following:
- a CDS encoding CRISPR-associated protein: protein MLLNLTNHPSHQWPENQTALALESYQNVTDLPFPQIAPSLTSDQLDELVGNYFQKVIELHPNAVHIMGEMTFTFRLVQKLKTFGISCIASTTERVTEQIGEMKTSKFQFVQFREY from the coding sequence TCATCCAAGCCACCAATGGCCTGAAAACCAAACTGCTCTGGCTCTTGAATCCTATCAAAATGTTACAGATTTACCATTTCCACAAATTGCACCTAGCCTCACTTCTGATCAATTAGACGAGCTTGTTGGTAACTATTTTCAAAAAGTTATAGAACTTCACCCAAATGCCGTTCACATTATGGGTGAAATGACTTTTACCTTTCGTTTGGTACAAAAGTTAAAGACTTTTGGCATCTCCTGTATCGCCAGTACAACGGAACGGGTAACTGAGCAAATCGGCGAAATGAAAACCTCCAAATTTCAATTCGTACAATTCAGAGAATACTAA